In a single window of the Patescibacteria group bacterium genome:
- the dprA gene encoding DNA-processing protein DprA, with protein sequence MQNLKEKIYFNALNLASACNYNLLSKLKNFYKSFEKIWFVDDYNDFLNYYPKFSLETIQNFYQNKQKINPQKEWEKLEDGEYKLILLEEKEYPSLLKEIAEPPLGIYIFGEFDFNNKPIIAIVGTRKATNYGKMVAEKITKELVECGFITVSGLAYGIDTICHQTTLENKGQTIAVLGSGLDIIFPSANRKLSERIVKSGALISEYPLSTPPLKHHFPARNRIISGLALGTIVIEAPLKSGSLITARFALEQNREVFAVPGSIFSQNYEGNHQLIKSGAKLVHNIGDILDELNIAKNLTLNIDFEKTKTLFNNLTVEEKKILDIIKKSESPLSIDDIIKISEFDTGVVNQIITLLELKNLIKWDMGGYQVKF encoded by the coding sequence ATGCAAAATTTGAAGGAAAAAATTTATTTCAATGCCTTAAATCTAGCCAGCGCCTGCAATTATAATCTACTGAGCAAACTAAAGAATTTTTATAAATCTTTTGAAAAAATCTGGTTTGTTGATGATTATAATGATTTTCTAAATTATTACCCAAAATTTTCTTTAGAAACTATCCAGAATTTTTACCAAAACAAACAAAAAATTAATCCTCAAAAAGAATGGGAAAAATTAGAAGATGGGGAGTATAAATTGATTTTATTAGAAGAAAAAGAATACCCCTCTTTATTAAAAGAAATCGCCGAACCACCTTTAGGAATTTATATTTTTGGCGAATTTGATTTTAATAATAAACCAATAATAGCAATTGTGGGAACGCGCAAAGCTACTAATTATGGAAAAATGGTTGCGGAAAAAATTACAAAAGAATTAGTAGAATGTGGATTTATTACTGTTAGCGGATTAGCTTATGGAATTGATACTATTTGTCATCAAACTACATTAGAAAACAAAGGACAAACTATTGCCGTATTAGGATCGGGATTGGACATCATTTTTCCTTCTGCAAATAGAAAATTATCCGAAAGAATTGTTAAAAGTGGAGCTTTAATTTCGGAATATCCTCTTTCAACTCCGCCGCTTAAACATCATTTCCCAGCTCGCAATAGAATTATTAGCGGTTTAGCTCTTGGAACTATTGTGATTGAAGCTCCATTAAAATCTGGCTCTCTCATTACGGCTCGTTTTGCCCTAGAACAAAATCGAGAAGTTTTCGCCGTCCCCGGATCAATTTTTTCCCAGAATTATGAAGGCAATCATCAATTAATTAAATCGGGCGCCAAATTAGTTCATAACATCGGAGATATTTTAGATGAATTGAATATTGCAAAGAATTTAACCCTAAACATTGATTTTGAAAAAACAAAAACATTATTTAATAATTTAACTGTTGAAGAAAAGAAAATATTGGATATTATAAAGAAATCAGAATCCCCCCTTTCTATTGATGATATTATAAAAATTTCCGAATTTGATACTGGCGTCGTTAATCAAATTATTACACTGTTGGAATTAAAAAATTTAATTAAGTGGGATATGGGCGGATATCAAGTGAAGTTTTAA
- the murB gene encoding UDP-N-acetylmuramate dehydrogenase: MERKQIKMELQKNILLKQFTTFQIGGPAEYFVEISDLEGLKNSIQKAYQQDKPFFVLGGGSNLLVSDSGFKGLVIKIKNVGMEFLENNNQIKIIVLAGTPLALLLQKTLEMGLTGLEWAAGIPGTVGGAIFGNSGAYGQSMGECINKVLALNPQTFEIYEFSQKECEFSYRDSIFKRNNFIILSAEIILLRGDKDLIKKKVVEYIKERRMKTPPYPSAGCIFKNISIDKLTQEQLRQIPPEKIKGGKVPVGYLIDQCGLRGKRIGDAQISEMHANFIINLENAKAAEVYQLINLCKEAVLNKFGINLEEEIRYLGNF; the protein is encoded by the coding sequence ATGGAACGGAAGCAAATAAAAATGGAATTACAAAAAAATATTTTATTAAAACAATTTACCACTTTTCAAATTGGCGGACCAGCTGAATATTTCGTTGAAATTTCCGATTTAGAAGGATTAAAAAATTCTATTCAAAAAGCATATCAACAAGACAAACCATTTTTTGTTTTGGGAGGAGGTTCCAACTTGTTGGTTAGTGATAGCGGATTTAAGGGTCTTGTCATAAAAATTAAAAATGTGGGAATGGAGTTTCTAGAAAATAATAATCAGATAAAAATAATTGTTTTAGCCGGTACGCCCTTAGCGTTACTTCTTCAAAAAACTCTTGAAATGGGTTTGACAGGATTAGAATGGGCAGCAGGTATTCCGGGAACAGTGGGAGGAGCGATTTTTGGAAATAGCGGAGCTTATGGGCAAAGCATGGGTGAATGCATTAACAAAGTTTTAGCTTTAAACCCTCAAACATTTGAAATTTATGAATTTTCTCAAAAAGAATGTGAATTTTCTTACAGAGATAGTATTTTTAAAAGAAATAACTTTATTATTTTATCTGCTGAAATAATACTTTTGAGAGGGGATAAGGATTTAATTAAGAAAAAAGTAGTAGAATATATAAAAGAAAGGAGAATGAAAACACCACCATATCCCTCAGCTGGTTGTATTTTTAAAAATATTTCTATTGATAAATTAACACAAGAACAATTAAGGCAAATTCCGCCCGAAAAAATTAAGGGTGGCAAAGTGCCAGTTGGATATTTAATAGATCAATGTGGTTTAAGAGGAAAAAGAATAGGAGATGCTCAAATTTCAGAAATGCACGCTAATTTCATTATTAATTTAGAAAATGCCAAGGCTGCTGAAGTTTATCAGTTAATAAACCTTTGCAAAGAAGCAGTTTTGAATAAATTCGGAATTAATTTAGAAGAAGAAATTCGTTATTTAGGGAATTTTTAA
- the raiA gene encoding ribosome-associated translation inhibitor RaiA translates to MNINYKTKNLVLDEEIKNYLEDKISSLIEKYLLKLDEKENIQVDCEISRETHHQKGNVYYVEVNMELPGRILRAAKYHSDIQSGIDEVEGDLKRQIKKYREINKAKTRKDWLKLKNFIRGIFNKE, encoded by the coding sequence ATGAATATTAATTATAAAACTAAAAATCTTGTTCTCGATGAAGAAATAAAAAATTATCTAGAAGATAAAATTAGTAGTCTTATCGAAAAATATCTTTTAAAGCTTGATGAAAAAGAAAATATTCAGGTTGATTGTGAGATTTCTCGAGAAACCCATCATCAAAAGGGAAATGTTTATTATGTAGAAGTTAATATGGAATTGCCAGGGCGTATTTTAAGAGCAGCAAAATATCATTCCGATATTCAGAGCGGAATTGATGAAGTAGAGGGGGATTTAAAAAGACAAATTAAAAAATATCGAGAAATTAATAAAGCTAAAACACGAAAAGATTGGTTAAAATTAAAAAATTTTATCAGAGGAATTTTTAATAAAGAGTAA
- a CDS encoding co-chaperone GroES codes for MLKPLSDHIILEPIKEEMVTEAGIILPETAEKEKPQKGKVIAVGPGRIKEDGTRIPLEVKVGDVVLFHQYGPSEIKIDKKEYLVAKEDDIIAIIE; via the coding sequence ATGCTCAAACCTTTATCTGATCATATTATTTTAGAACCTATCAAAGAAGAAATGGTTACTGAAGCCGGTATTATTTTGCCGGAAACAGCAGAAAAAGAAAAACCTCAAAAAGGCAAAGTTATTGCTGTTGGACCAGGTCGTATTAAAGAAGATGGGACAAGAATACCATTAGAGGTAAAAGTAGGAGATGTTGTTCTTTTTCATCAATATGGACCTTCTGAAATAAAAATTGATAAAAAAGAATATTTGGTCGCCAAAGAAGATGATATTATTGCGATAATAGAATAA
- the groL gene encoding chaperonin GroEL (60 kDa chaperone family; promotes refolding of misfolded polypeptides especially under stressful conditions; forms two stacked rings of heptamers to form a barrel-shaped 14mer; ends can be capped by GroES; misfolded proteins enter the barrel where they are refolded when GroES binds): MAKQILFSSQARMQLKKGVDKLANAVKITLGPKGRAVVLEKGYGSPVVTLDGVTIAKEIELPDKIENVGAELVKEVASKTNDVAGDGTTTATLLAQSLINEALKNVEAGVDPIGMKKGMEKATEEVIKTLKEMSKTISTKEEIAQVATISARDSEIGNLIAEVIDQAGKDGVITVEESQTLGLTKEVVEGLQFDRGYVSAYMVTNPEKMEAVLDDPYILITDKKISAVTDILSLLEKIVQTGKKNLLIIADDVEGEALATLIVNKLRGIFTAVAVKAPGFGDRRKELLQDIAVICGAEVVSEELGRKLENADISVLGSARRVIVDKEKTTIVDGRGSKTEIEKRIKQVKMLLEKAESEFDKEKLQERLAKLSGGVAVIKVGAATEVEQKEKQHRIEDAIAATKAAIEEGIVPGGGIALLRASEKCKSLLEELRKNPEDFAKFVGASIILEAIKTPVKQIAENAGENGEVIVNEILKNNDLNFGFNAATGKYEDLVKAGIVDPTKVTRSALQNAVSCASMLLITEAVVADLPEKKENEHSHGPADLAGEY; this comes from the coding sequence ATGGCTAAACAAATTCTATTCAGTAGTCAAGCGAGGATGCAATTAAAAAAGGGCGTTGATAAATTAGCAAATGCTGTAAAAATTACTTTAGGCCCGAAAGGTCGCGCGGTCGTTTTGGAGAAAGGTTATGGTTCTCCAGTTGTTACTTTGGATGGAGTAACGATTGCCAAAGAAATCGAATTGCCAGATAAAATTGAAAATGTTGGCGCTGAATTAGTTAAAGAAGTAGCATCAAAAACTAATGATGTGGCTGGTGATGGAACAACCACTGCTACTTTATTAGCACAATCATTAATTAATGAAGCTTTAAAAAATGTAGAAGCGGGTGTTGATCCCATTGGAATGAAAAAAGGAATGGAAAAAGCAACGGAAGAAGTAATAAAAACTTTAAAAGAAATGTCCAAAACTATTTCCACCAAAGAAGAAATTGCTCAAGTAGCAACTATTTCTGCTCGTGATAGTGAGATTGGTAATTTAATTGCCGAGGTTATTGATCAAGCAGGTAAAGATGGTGTGATTACCGTTGAAGAATCTCAGACTTTAGGATTAACCAAAGAAGTGGTTGAGGGATTACAATTTGATCGCGGATACGTTTCTGCTTACATGGTGACTAATCCTGAAAAAATGGAAGCAGTTTTGGATGATCCTTATATTTTAATTACTGATAAGAAAATTTCTGCCGTAACAGATATTCTCTCTTTATTAGAAAAAATTGTTCAAACAGGCAAAAAGAATTTATTAATTATTGCAGATGATGTAGAAGGTGAGGCTTTAGCAACTCTTATTGTAAATAAATTAAGAGGTATTTTCACTGCTGTAGCTGTTAAAGCCCCTGGTTTTGGTGATAGAAGAAAAGAATTGTTACAGGATATTGCGGTTATTTGTGGTGCTGAGGTGGTTTCTGAAGAATTGGGTCGAAAACTAGAAAATGCTGATATTTCTGTTTTAGGTAGTGCCCGTCGGGTTATTGTCGATAAAGAAAAAACCACAATTGTTGATGGTCGTGGGTCAAAAACTGAAATTGAGAAAAGAATAAAACAAGTTAAAATGCTTTTGGAGAAAGCCGAATCAGAATTTGATAAAGAAAAATTACAAGAGCGATTAGCTAAATTGAGTGGGGGTGTTGCAGTTATTAAAGTTGGTGCTGCTACTGAAGTAGAACAAAAAGAAAAACAACATCGCATTGAAGATGCAATTGCTGCTACAAAAGCCGCCATTGAAGAAGGAATTGTGCCAGGCGGTGGCATTGCCTTATTACGCGCTTCCGAAAAATGCAAATCATTGCTGGAAGAATTAAGAAAAAATCCTGAGGATTTTGCTAAATTTGTTGGCGCTTCAATTATATTGGAAGCAATTAAAACTCCAGTAAAACAAATCGCTGAAAATGCAGGAGAAAATGGAGAAGTGATAGTTAATGAAATTTTAAAAAATAATGATTTGAATTTTGGTTTTAATGCTGCTACGGGAAAATATGAAGATTTAGTTAAAGCAGGTATTGTTGATCCTACTAAAGTAACGCGTTCGGCTTTGCAAAATGCTGTCTCTTGTGCTTCCATGCTTTTAATTACTGAGGCAGTAGTAGCGGATTTACCAGAAAAAAAGGAAAATGAACACAGTCACGGACCTGCTGATTTAGCGGGAGAGTACTAA
- a CDS encoding TrmH family RNA methyltransferase: MSKNYIFVAILDNIRSLLNVGSIFRTAEALGFEKIYLGGITPSPNSEHHKKIIHKTALGAENFLPWEKNYKTLSLIKKLKKEGFYIIALETIAKSKPLNKFLNLPKKSQKIALIVGNEVKGINKKYLKYCDRILNIPMTGRKESLNVSVAFGIGAFWLKNLK; the protein is encoded by the coding sequence ATGAGTAAAAATTATATTTTTGTCGCTATTTTAGATAATATTCGTAGTCTTCTAAATGTTGGTTCTATTTTTAGAACAGCAGAAGCTTTAGGTTTTGAAAAAATTTATTTAGGAGGAATTACACCATCTCCCAATTCCGAACATCATAAAAAAATAATACACAAAACTGCTTTGGGTGCAGAAAATTTCTTGCCATGGGAAAAAAATTATAAAACCCTTTCACTTATTAAAAAATTAAAAAAAGAGGGTTTTTATATTATTGCTTTAGAGACAATAGCTAAAAGCAAACCCTTAAATAAATTTTTAAATTTACCTAAAAAAAGTCAAAAAATAGCTTTAATAGTGGGAAATGAAGTGAAAGGAATAAATAAAAAATATTTAAAATATTGTGATAGAATTTTAAATATTCCAATGACGGGCAGAAAAGAATCTTTAAATGTTTCTGTAGCTTTTGGCATAGGAGCTTTTTGGTTAAAAAATTTAAAATAA
- a CDS encoding type I glyceraldehyde-3-phosphate dehydrogenase gives MKKLRVAINGFGRIGRVFFRQAFDNKNLDIVAINDLADIETLTYLLKYDSVYGVYSKKLEINKSEEHQKLVIDNKEILFLQQKDPAQLPWKDLNIDVVIEATGVFESFEKSSFHLTAGAKRVVITAPAKDDDGSLSKGATIICGINDHLIEKVKITSNGSCTTNAIAPALAILINSIGIKKAILNTTHAYTATQKIVDGPDAKDLRRGRAGAINLVPSTTGAAIAVGKVLKELDGIFDGISIRTPVPTVSLADITFLANRKTSAEEINQIFINASKDSHWQGIFTVVSDPVVSTDLIGSSFASIADLSFTKVIDGDLVKVLIWYDNEWGYATSLLNHLLKIAEIKE, from the coding sequence ATGAAAAAATTAAGAGTTGCTATAAATGGTTTTGGTCGTATCGGACGCGTCTTTTTTAGACAGGCATTTGATAATAAAAATTTAGATATTGTAGCAATTAATGATTTAGCAGATATTGAAACATTAACTTATCTTTTAAAATACGATTCTGTGTATGGAGTTTATTCCAAAAAATTAGAAATTAATAAATCAGAAGAACACCAAAAATTAGTTATTGACAATAAAGAAATTTTGTTTTTGCAACAGAAAGACCCTGCTCAATTGCCTTGGAAAGATTTAAATATCGATGTAGTAATAGAAGCTACTGGTGTTTTTGAAAGTTTTGAAAAATCAAGCTTTCATTTAACCGCGGGTGCAAAACGGGTAGTTATAACTGCTCCAGCCAAAGATGATGATGGTAGTTTAAGTAAAGGAGCCACAATAATTTGTGGTATTAATGATCATTTAATTGAAAAAGTTAAAATAACATCTAACGGATCTTGTACTACTAATGCTATTGCACCAGCTTTGGCAATACTAATTAATTCAATTGGTATAAAAAAGGCGATTTTAAATACCACTCATGCCTACACTGCTACACAAAAAATTGTTGACGGTCCAGATGCTAAAGATTTGAGACGAGGCCGTGCTGGTGCAATTAATCTCGTTCCTTCTACTACTGGCGCGGCGATTGCCGTTGGAAAAGTTCTGAAAGAACTGGACGGTATTTTTGATGGCATTTCTATTCGAACTCCAGTACCAACCGTTTCTTTAGCTGATATTACGTTTTTAGCAAATAGAAAAACTTCAGCAGAAGAAATAAATCAAATATTTATAAATGCTTCAAAAGATTCTCATTGGCAGGGTATTTTTACAGTTGTTTCTGATCCAGTGGTTTCAACTGATTTAATTGGAAGTTCTTTTGCAAGCATTGCTGATTTATCATTTACTAAAGTAATTGATGGGGATTTAGTTAAAGTTTTGATTTGGTATGACAATGAATGGGGTTATGCAACCTCTTTATTAAACCATTTATTAAAAATTGCAGAAATTAAAGAATAG
- a CDS encoding RpiB/LacA/LacB family sugar-phosphate isomerase, producing MLYLGADHGGYKFKEKIKDFLRKSEIEFEDLGNLEFDPQDDFPIFAFRVAEKVSQNKGKGILICTNGIGMSIAANKIKGIRAALVTTKKSAQQSREHLDANILCLGAHTISFLTAKKIIRTWLATEFSQKEKYIRRLKQIEEKENASDSNN from the coding sequence ATGCTTTATTTAGGAGCCGACCATGGCGGTTATAAATTTAAAGAAAAAATAAAAGATTTTTTACGAAAATCAGAAATTGAATTTGAAGATCTCGGTAATTTGGAATTTGACCCTCAAGATGATTTTCCAATTTTTGCTTTTCGGGTAGCTGAAAAAGTTTCTCAAAACAAAGGCAAAGGCATTTTAATTTGTACTAATGGAATAGGCATGTCTATTGCAGCAAATAAAATTAAAGGAATAAGAGCAGCATTAGTGACCACAAAAAAATCAGCCCAACAATCCCGAGAACATTTAGATGCTAATATTTTATGTTTGGGCGCGCACACCATTTCCTTTTTGACTGCTAAAAAAATTATTCGCACGTGGTTAGCAACAGAATTTTCTCAAAAAGAAAAATATATTCGTCGCTTAAAACAAATTGAAGAAAAAGAAAATGCATCTGATTCCAACAATTAA
- a CDS encoding transketolase, with amino-acid sequence MLLTDEKLKELNQIAAQLRCDVIEMLLEAKSGHSAGTLGMADVFAALYFSGILNVDPKNPNWEDRDRVILSNGHICPVHYAALARAGFFPVEELKTLRKFGSRLQGHPHVGTTPGVDNSSGPLAQGASIAVGLAYAAKMDKKKWQVYCIAGDGEQQEGQTWEAVMFAGKHKLDNLTFLMDRNNIQIDGFTEDVMPLEPLKTKYEAFNWHVLEVDGHNIREIVDALCHAKSIYEKPVMIICHTIPGKGVDFMEWKPEWHGKAPNPEEAAQALKQLRTLQGRITSEAE; translated from the coding sequence ATGCTTTTAACTGATGAAAAATTAAAAGAATTAAATCAGATTGCTGCTCAATTACGCTGCGATGTAATTGAAATGCTTTTAGAGGCAAAATCCGGCCATTCAGCTGGTACATTAGGAATGGCTGATGTTTTTGCTGCCTTATATTTCAGCGGCATTCTTAATGTAGATCCAAAAAATCCAAATTGGGAGGATAGGGATAGAGTTATCTTATCTAACGGTCATATTTGCCCAGTTCATTATGCGGCTTTGGCGCGAGCCGGATTTTTTCCTGTTGAGGAATTAAAAACCCTAAGAAAATTCGGTTCGCGATTACAAGGACATCCCCATGTTGGCACAACCCCCGGTGTCGATAATAGTTCTGGTCCTTTAGCTCAAGGAGCTTCTATTGCTGTAGGCTTAGCTTATGCAGCAAAAATGGATAAGAAAAAATGGCAAGTTTATTGTATTGCTGGCGATGGTGAACAACAAGAAGGACAAACATGGGAAGCCGTAATGTTTGCCGGAAAGCATAAATTAGATAATCTTACCTTTTTAATGGATCGCAACAATATTCAAATTGACGGCTTTACTGAAGATGTTATGCCACTTGAACCATTAAAAACAAAGTACGAGGCTTTTAATTGGCATGTTTTAGAAGTAGATGGACATAATATTAGAGAAATTGTTGATGCTTTATGTCATGCTAAATCAATTTATGAAAAACCGGTAATGATAATTTGTCATACTATTCCAGGAAAAGGTGTTGATTTTATGGAGTGGAAACCTGAGTGGCATGGAAAAGCACCAAATCCTGAAGAAGCAGCTCAGGCTTTAAAACAACTGCGTACTTTACAAGGTCGAATTACAAGCGAAGCAGAATAA
- a CDS encoding transketolase family protein, whose amino-acid sequence MINPNAKLNPKLFDADVEQKPTRDGYGEGMVIAGKENPNVVVLCADLSDSTRAAMFQKVFPERFIETGIAEQNMMGLAAGLALAGKIPFVSTYAVFCPGRNWDQLRVSVCYSNANVKVTGAHAGVSVGPDGATHQGLEDIAITRCIPNLVVIAPCDVIETRKATVAAARYVGPVYLRFAREKTPIITTEETPFEIGKATIFRDGKDVAIIGCGPLLYNAMLAAEELAKEGIDVMVINNHTIKPIDKETIIAAAQKCGAIVTVEDHQIMGGMGSAVAEVLAQYYPVPIEFIGMRDRFGESGDPNELIEAFGMGKNAIKEAVKKVLQRKQK is encoded by the coding sequence ATGATTAACCCAAACGCAAAACTTAATCCAAAATTATTTGATGCTGATGTTGAACAAAAACCAACTCGTGATGGTTATGGCGAAGGAATGGTAATTGCTGGTAAAGAAAATCCTAATGTGGTTGTTCTATGTGCAGATTTATCTGATTCAACTCGAGCAGCTATGTTTCAAAAAGTTTTTCCAGAACGTTTTATTGAAACGGGCATTGCTGAACAAAATATGATGGGATTAGCAGCGGGGTTAGCATTAGCTGGTAAAATTCCGTTTGTTTCAACATATGCTGTTTTTTGTCCTGGTCGGAATTGGGATCAATTACGCGTCAGTGTTTGTTATTCTAATGCCAATGTTAAAGTTACGGGCGCTCATGCTGGAGTATCAGTTGGTCCTGATGGCGCAACACATCAAGGATTAGAAGATATTGCTATTACTCGTTGTATTCCTAATTTAGTTGTTATTGCGCCATGTGATGTAATTGAAACTCGAAAAGCCACTGTTGCTGCTGCTCGCTACGTTGGACCTGTTTATCTTCGTTTTGCTAGAGAAAAAACACCAATTATTACAACTGAAGAAACACCTTTTGAAATTGGCAAAGCTACTATTTTCCGCGATGGAAAGGATGTGGCAATTATTGGATGCGGACCATTGCTTTATAATGCTATGCTTGCCGCTGAAGAATTAGCAAAAGAAGGGATTGATGTAATGGTTATAAATAACCATACTATAAAACCAATTGATAAAGAGACAATTATTGCAGCTGCACAAAAATGCGGAGCAATAGTAACAGTAGAAGATCATCAAATTATGGGAGGAATGGGTTCGGCAGTGGCAGAAGTTTTAGCTCAATATTATCCCGTGCCTATAGAATTTATTGGAATGAGAGATAGATTTGGCGAATCAGGTGATCCTAATGAATTGATTGAAGCTTTTGGAATGGGTAAAAATGCTATAAAAGAAGCAGTAAAAAAAGTATTACAAAGAAAACAAAAATAA
- a CDS encoding prepilin-type N-terminal cleavage/methylation domain-containing protein yields MKYIASNNKHPKKNQRGFTLFELLIAVSVVAIVMTITVVTLNPAEYLRKARDTKRISDLTNLQLALQLVSTDRNISMGVCDGTKIYASVPSETPLSNDNLPAGVSWVQVSQSNLMKNDGTGWIPIDFRSFSSKGIQLPALPIDPKNSANEYLFYTYTCNSNRQFVLTAWFESQAFGPKGQDPKSKKDNGPDPYLYEVGSNLFIHPLKPVGYWPLDEGVGSTTADLSGNNVNMQVKNLVNWVDGVSGKAIQMDPSVSTSCVNQDAGVYTGTLPDNIKNLPSYKFTYEWLNLTTQSGQTRVHLPTVIISGCGNCSIWTRYADVWIANSAQQNTSIIFSPPSHNSWHHFVLTFDKINLNSKLFIDNSLAGQSNLISGSDYGTVQWLSFGVYLPICVDSIPGEKIDEVLLYNRTLSPAEINRHYQLIK; encoded by the coding sequence ATGAAGTATATTGCATCAAACAACAAACATCCTAAAAAAAATCAAAGAGGATTTACTCTTTTTGAGTTATTAATTGCTGTTTCTGTGGTAGCGATAGTAATGACTATTACTGTGGTTACTTTGAATCCGGCCGAATATTTAAGAAAAGCCCGCGATACTAAAAGAATTAGTGATTTAACAAATTTACAGTTAGCATTACAACTCGTATCGACTGATAGAAACATTTCAATGGGTGTTTGCGATGGAACAAAAATTTATGCTTCAGTTCCTTCGGAAACTCCTTTATCTAATGATAATCTACCCGCGGGCGTATCGTGGGTGCAAGTTTCACAAAGCAATTTAATGAAAAACGATGGAACAGGTTGGATTCCAATTGATTTTAGAAGTTTTTCTTCAAAAGGAATTCAATTGCCAGCGCTGCCAATAGACCCAAAAAATTCAGCAAATGAGTATTTATTTTATACTTATACCTGCAATAGTAATCGTCAATTTGTTTTAACTGCCTGGTTTGAATCACAAGCTTTTGGTCCAAAAGGACAAGATCCAAAAAGCAAAAAAGATAATGGCCCAGACCCTTATTTGTATGAAGTAGGAAGTAATTTATTTATTCATCCTTTAAAACCAGTGGGTTATTGGCCATTAGATGAAGGAGTGGGATCAACAACTGCTGATTTATCTGGTAATAATGTTAACATGCAGGTAAAAAATTTGGTTAATTGGGTGGATGGTGTTTCTGGTAAGGCAATTCAAATGGACCCTTCTGTTTCAACTTCTTGTGTAAATCAAGATGCAGGAGTATACACGGGTACTTTACCCGATAATATCAAAAATCTGCCCAGTTATAAATTTACTTATGAGTGGTTAAATTTAACAACTCAATCGGGACAAACACGTGTTCATTTGCCTACTGTTATAATAAGTGGTTGTGGGAATTGTAGTATATGGACGCGATATGCCGATGTTTGGATTGCTAATAGTGCCCAACAAAATACTTCAATTATTTTTTCACCTCCTTCTCACAATAGCTGGCATCATTTTGTACTTACTTTTGATAAAATTAATCTTAATAGTAAACTTTTTATAGATAACTCTTTAGCAGGACAAAGTAATTTAATTAGTGGAAGCGATTATGGAACTGTTCAATGGTTATCATTTGGTGTTTACCTTCCTATTTGTGTCGATTCTATACCAGGTGAAAAAATAGACGAAGTTTTACTATATAATCGCACATTATCACCAGCTGAAATCAATCGTCATTATCAATTAATAAAATAG